In Amphiura filiformis chromosome 1, Afil_fr2py, whole genome shotgun sequence, the following are encoded in one genomic region:
- the LOC140164675 gene encoding uncharacterized protein, translating to MTDTGQEEIDPDSKQYKIDNQDWKKSKVHSPHRDEDKPPPRGRGRGWRTRTRESPTPGNKPVDKDRGQSSLDNPPGNKQVDKDRSRGQRSSDHPRDARRKDDKQEDARRIEEETRKRIQEERRREDERRWEEDRGWRSGIKKETSKQQADGTGMRAAEKSRKPRRAAQEVYVPRARRQAQQLYVPKARRQAENTKSEPVKKESQRAANPREPPEKKRIISDQRQQRISKSHQEDMSQKVSSRTDELRHKGDKYMEDTGERHTSRGTLDRTDDVRHTENRYEAGSRDRDGSAAKRQSANKEIEQLSSQSSSQSRNDDEETNKSGLAVGVHLEEPKLCTELPQMEQNEMVEINSECRNEVEDRGISIKPKGDYQDQIDTSQENKANELKHVEVELHDVSRNSTVQTVTSISEPVMQDDSAITKLEQNECEMTDVVCDKVDPGVTEAQMVDNGDTSESVVVAHDHEIDQTLNPCANVDRVDTSVQHSTHGMEVSNDIAVEQTVVSIDDHRSEICIDEEDKDISGTIEDKEQDSRGVMEWEEEEKGDNVKVDEENSISHDQVDINKEPNAADVILGGDSDHQPNEIDRNISADKCRVDDTITSADAATNMALDNESEEERTMTEKANISTADVRADVASEKIGVPNSSQVIESGSEICEEQDKGDICDVHDAESTNDTDEHVGDSESVTVNDTNTVNIDAKTEDNVNIETATNEQKQDDIFHDALTHRESEDYGSSSSDYAADGDVEKSSSSQDDAMDAEEKGGGDGDGEDSWDALFDDKGESLKPEEEQELAEGIGKVKVSLKKPKHDYYNWQPKDNMDYSAFEHVIEVYDFPADFKTPDLVMSFSDFKNKGFDIKWVDDTHALAIFATPLVAQDALGLMNPMFRTRPLALATRESKMKAKKSIEFLKPYKAKPDTTAVAARRLISGALGLRTKVTREQRETERRKLREAKDKKRADRQQTHDIWEGNI from the exons ATGACTGATACAGGTCAGGAGGAAATTGATCCAGATagcaaacaatacaaaattgataACCAAGATTGGAAGAAGTCTAAGGTTCACAGTCCACATAGAGATGAGGACAAGCCACCTCCACGAGGAAGAGGAAGGGGATGGAGGACACGAACAAGAGAAAGCCCAACACCAGGAAACAAACCAGTTGACAAAGataggggtcaaagttcattggATAATCCACCAGGAAACAAACAGGTTGACAAGGATAGgagtaggggtcaaaggtcatcggaTCATCCAAGAGATGCAAGGAGGAAAGATGATAAACAGGAGGATGCTAGAAGGATTGAGGAAGAAACAAGGAAACGGATACAAGAAGAGAGGAGGAGAGAAGATGAAAGGAGATGGGAGGAAGACAGAGGATGGAGAAGTGGAATCAAGAAAGAAACATCAAAACAACAGGCAGATGGCACAGGAATGAGAGCTGCTGAGAAGTCCAG AAAACCAAGACGTGCAGCCCAAGAAGTCTATGTTCCTCGTGCCAGAAGACAGGCGCAACAACTCTATGTGCCAAAGGCTAGAAGACAAGCAGAAAACACCAAGTCCGAACCAGTCAAGAAAGAATCACAACGGGCTGCCAATCCAAGAGAACCTCCTGAAAAGAAGCGCATCATCAGCGATCAAAGACAACAGCGGATCTCTAAAAGCCATCAGGAAGACATGTCTCAGAAGGTGTCAAGCAGGACAGATGAGCTTAGACATAAAGGTGATAAATATATGGAAGATACAGGTGAGAGACACACTTCAAGAGGTACACTAGACAGGACTGATGATGTAAGACACACTGAAAATAGATATGAAGCTGGGAGTAGAGATAGGGATGGCAGTGCTGCCAAAAGGCAATCTGCGAACAAAGAGATTGAACAGTTATCAAGTCAGTCCTCATCACAGTCAAGAAATGATGATGAGGAAACTAATAAGAGTGGTTTGGCTGTAGGTGTACACTTGGAAGAGCCTAAGCTATGTACAGAATTGCCACAGATGGAACAAAATGAAATGGTTGAAATAAACTCAGAGTGTAGAAATGAAGTTGAAGATAGAGGTATTTCTATCAAACCCAAAGGTGATTACCAGGACCAAATTGATACATCTCAGGAAAACAAAGCTAATGAACTCAAGCATGTTGAGGTAGAGTTACATGATGTTTCTAGAAACAGTACAGTTCAAACAGTTACTTCAATTAGTGAACCTGTGATGCAAGATGACAGTGCAATAACAAAACTGGAGcaaaatgaatgtgaaatgaCTGATGTTGTATGCGACAAAGTTGATCCTGGAGTTACTGAAGCACAGATGGTCGATAATGGGGATACATCTGAGTCTGTAGTTGTTGCTCATGATCATGAAATTGATCAAACGTTGAACCCCTGTGCAAATGTGGACAGGGTAGACACCAGTGTCCAACATAGTACACACGGTATGGAGGTTTCTAATGATATTGCTGTTGAGCAAACAGTTGTATCTATAGATGATCATAGATCAGAAATTTGCATTGATGAAGAGGACAAAGATATCTCAGGTACAATAGAGGATAAAGAACAGGATAGTAGAGGAGTAATGGAATGGGAGGAAGAGGAGAAAGGGGATAATGTAAAGGTAGATGAGGAGAATTCAATAAGCCATGACCAAGTGGATATAAACAAAGAACCAAATGCTGCAGATGTGATTTTAGGTGGGGATAGTGATCATCAACCAAATGAAATTGATAGGAACATCTCTGCAGACAAGTGTAGGGTTGATGATACCATTACCAGTGCAGATGCAGCAACTAATATGGCACTTGATAATGAAAGTGAGGAAGAAAGAACTATGACAGAAAAAGCAAATATTTCAACTGCAGATGTAAGGGCTGATGTAGCATCAGAAAAGATTGGTGTCCCGAATTCATCTCAGGTAATTGAGTCTGGTAGTGAGATTTGTGAAGAGCAAGATAAAGGAGACATTTGTGACGTGCATGATGCTGAGAGTACAAATGATACAGATGAACATGTTGGTGATTCAGAATCAGTTACAGTTAATGATACTAATACTGTCAATATTGATGCTAAAACTGAAGATAATGTTAATATTGAAACAGCAACAAATGAGCAAAAACAAGATGATATCTTTCACGATGCATTGACGCATAGAGAGAGTGAGGATTATGGGTCGTCATCCTCTGATTATGCAGCTGATGGGGATGTGGAGAAGTCCTCATCATCTCAGGATGATGCAATGGATGCTGAGGAGAAAGGAGGAGGAGATGGTGATGGTGAAGATTCCTGGGATGCATTGTTTGATGACAAAGGGGAGAGTCTAAAACCTGAGGAAGAACAAGAG CTTGCAGAAGGAATTGGTAAAGTGAAAGTTTCTTTGAAGAAGCCCAAGCATGATTATTACAACTGGCAACCCAAAGATAATATGGACTATTCAG CCTTTGAACATGTGATAGAAGTGTATGATTTCCCAGCAGATTTCAAGACACCTGACCTTGTCATGTCATTCTCAGATTTCAA GAATAAAGGTTTTGATATCAAGTGGGTTGATGACACACATGCTTTGGCCATATTCGCAACACCTCTAGTTG CTCAAGATGCATTAGGTCTTATGAACCCCATGTTCCGTACCCGTCCGTTGGCTCTGGCAACAAGAGAATCCAAAATGAAAGCAAAAAAATCCATTGAGTTCCTGAAACCTTATAAAGCTAAACCAGACACAACAGCTGTGGCAGCCAGACGACTCATAAGTGGTGCTCTTGGGCTAAGGACTAAGGTCACAAGAGAACAGCGAGAGACAGAAAGACGGAAACTGAGAGAAGCTAAAG ATAAGAAGCGAGCTGACAGACAGCAGACTCATGACATATGGGAAGGCAATATCTGA